GTGAATATTGAGTCAACTGTTACTGCTATTCAACGCGCGCTTGAAGAGGCTGAGTTGATGGCAGACTGCAAAATCCGTGAGGTTTATACCGGTATTGCAGGTAGCCATATTAAGAGTTTTAACTCTCATGGCATGGTTGCGATTCAAGATAAAGAAGTGAGTCAGCGTGATATGGATCGAGTGATTGAAACCGCTCGCGCTGTTAGCATCCCAACCGATCAGCAAATTCTTCATATCCTAGAGCAGGAGTTCATCATTGATGGACAAGAAGATGTGAAAGAGCCGCTCGGTATGAGTGGGGTGCGTCTGGAAGTCAAAGTTCATATTGTGACTGGTGCGGTTAGTGCTGCACAAAACATTATGAAATGCGTGCGCAGATGCGGGCTAGAAGTTGCCGACTTGATTTTGCAGCCGCTGGCTTCTGCACATGCTGTTTTGTCAGAAGATGAAAAAGACCTTGGTGTTTGTTTAGTAGATATCGGTGGTGGAACCACTGATATTGCAGTGTTTACTGAAGGTGCTATTCGTCATACAGCAGTGATTCCGATTGCGGGCGATCAGATCACTAGTGACATCGCAATGGCATTAAGAACACCAACCAAAGAAGCCGAAGATATCAAAATTGCACATGGCTGTGCATTGAGAACGTTGGCAGATGCGAACCAAATGGTAGAAGTGCCTGGTGTTGGCGAGAGAGGCTCTAGACAGCTGTCTCGTGCGACCCTAGCAGAAGTGATTGAGCCTCGCGTAGAAGAACTATATACCTTAGTTCAAGCAGAGCTTCGCCGCAGTGGATTTGAAGACTTACTATCATCAGGCATCGTGATTACTGGTGGATCTAGTTTGATGCCTGGCATGGTTGAGCTTGGTGAAGAAGTGTTCCATATGCCTGTGCGATTGGGGGTTCCGCATAACGTACTTGGTTTTGCTGAGGTAGTGAGAAATCCACGCTACTCAACAGGCGTGGGATTGCTGATGTTTGGTAAGCAACAAAGCCAAAGACACCAAATTCAACGGATGCAAGGTGCTTCTTTCGGTCAATTGTTTGATCGTATGAAAAGCTGGTTTCAGGGCAATTTTTAAGGTTTTCGTTTCTAAACCATTTGAAAGTAGCATTTTGATGATAAATATTTATCGAAATGCTAGGTTTTTAGCGGTTTAGAAGCAAATTGGGCTCCCTCTGTATGATGCAGTTGGGATAAAATGTTTGTTTTACTCGGGCAACAAGGAGACTGACTCATGTTTGAGTTGATGGAAGAAGCAAAACCGGCCGCCGTCATTAAGGTGATCGGCGTTGGCGGTTGCGGGGGCAATGCCATCGAACATATGATCGGCGCAGGTGTGCAAGGCGTTGATTTCATTTGTGCGAATACAGACGTTCAAGCGCTAAAACGCAGTTCAGCGCACGAACAATTACAGCTAGGGGTGACCCTGACTAAAGGTCTAGGTGCTGGTGCAAAGCCTGAAATCGGCCGTGCAGCTGCAGAAGAAGACCGTGAGCGTATCGCTGAGTCAATCCGTGGTGCCAACATGCTATTTATCACCGCTGGTATGGGCGGTGGAACCGGAACTGGTGCAGCACCAGTGGTTGCTGAAGTAGCAAAAGAAATGGGTATTTTAACGGTTGCTGTCGTTACCCGTCCTTTCAGCTATGAAGGAAAGCGTCAACGTGCCGCTTCTGCTGGTATTGAAGAA
This Leeia speluncae DNA region includes the following protein-coding sequences:
- the ftsA gene encoding cell division protein FtsA, which codes for MSKDSKNLIVGLDIGTSKIVAIVAELKVDGQLEIIGMGTHPSRGLKKGVVVNIESTVTAIQRALEEAELMADCKIREVYTGIAGSHIKSFNSHGMVAIQDKEVSQRDMDRVIETARAVSIPTDQQILHILEQEFIIDGQEDVKEPLGMSGVRLEVKVHIVTGAVSAAQNIMKCVRRCGLEVADLILQPLASAHAVLSEDEKDLGVCLVDIGGGTTDIAVFTEGAIRHTAVIPIAGDQITSDIAMALRTPTKEAEDIKIAHGCALRTLADANQMVEVPGVGERGSRQLSRATLAEVIEPRVEELYTLVQAELRRSGFEDLLSSGIVITGGSSLMPGMVELGEEVFHMPVRLGVPHNVLGFAEVVRNPRYSTGVGLLMFGKQQSQRHQIQRMQGASFGQLFDRMKSWFQGNF